One part of the Spirochaeta lutea genome encodes these proteins:
- a CDS encoding FAD:protein FMN transferase, whose amino-acid sequence MKRIKPTGIVLPIIFFVAVYLTGCTQNAAPTSRTSLDWLGTTITITVYDRVNSNTMDAVFSRIEDIHTKMSLQLPTSEISRINAAAGDSPVSVSPDTYYVIQRAMEIAEASQGAFDPTIGPLVSLWDITGTPYLPTQAELDELIPLVNYRLVELSPENRSVYLPLQGMKLDLGAIAKGYAADESASILRDAGVEHAILDLGGNIVVMGNKPDDSPWRVGIQNPFSPRGSHLAIYAAKNQTLVSSGMYERFFIQDGIRYHHILDPSTGFPAEAGIAGVTIISDSSILADALSTASFVLGVEKGMNLISRYPGVEAIFITYGQEIITSKSMNNQLNYTDEDFSNTTYSGTR is encoded by the coding sequence ATGAAACGAATCAAACCCACAGGTATTGTACTACCGATTATATTCTTTGTGGCCGTCTATCTTACCGGCTGCACACAAAATGCCGCTCCGACCTCCCGAACCAGCCTAGACTGGCTGGGAACAACCATCACTATTACGGTCTATGACCGCGTTAATTCCAACACCATGGATGCGGTGTTCTCACGAATTGAAGACATTCATACAAAAATGAGCCTCCAATTGCCGACCAGCGAGATCTCCAGGATAAATGCCGCCGCCGGAGATTCCCCGGTTTCGGTATCGCCGGACACCTACTATGTGATCCAAAGGGCTATGGAGATCGCCGAAGCCTCCCAGGGAGCCTTTGATCCGACCATCGGGCCCCTGGTAAGTCTCTGGGACATTACCGGTACCCCGTACCTACCAACCCAGGCTGAACTTGATGAACTCATTCCCTTGGTAAACTACCGGTTGGTTGAACTCAGCCCGGAAAACCGCTCGGTGTATCTACCCCTTCAGGGTATGAAACTTGACCTGGGTGCAATAGCCAAGGGCTATGCTGCAGATGAATCCGCCTCCATCCTCCGAGATGCAGGAGTTGAACACGCTATTCTGGATCTCGGGGGTAACATTGTAGTCATGGGGAATAAACCCGACGACTCACCGTGGCGCGTAGGCATTCAAAACCCCTTCTCTCCCAGAGGATCTCATCTGGCCATCTATGCTGCCAAGAATCAGACCCTGGTCAGTTCCGGTATGTACGAACGGTTTTTCATCCAGGATGGGATCCGGTACCATCACATCCTCGATCCTTCCACAGGGTTTCCCGCGGAAGCCGGTATCGCCGGTGTTACCATTATCAGCGACTCATCAATCCTTGCCGATGCTCTTTCAACTGCATCCTTTGTTCTCGGGGTAGAGAAGGGTATGAACCTTATTTCCCGTTACCCGGGTGTTGAAGCAATTTTTATTACATACGGTCAGGAAATTATCACCAGTAAATCAATGAATAATCAGCTCAATTATACAGACGAGGACTTTTCTAACACCACCTATTCCGGTACGCGGTAA
- a CDS encoding FMN-binding protein has translation MRKSMIALFIVAAALLLFVGCGQEEAVTYRAEYSALDSHGWKPYVEVAVTEGGKITEVDFDYVNKAGARKSEDDGYNQRMLQITGTTNPEQFTVALEKALVEKQSAPVDVIAGATHSTENFNALAQAALAKAKAGDTTTAVLPMNDTYVVETEPDSRGYIAHLEVTYRNDKIAEVAYDEVKKAEDGTINYRKSEDAAYAERWGQNPAEVYKAYADALVANQSVSEADVITGATGAYNNFAGLVQKVREMR, from the coding sequence ATGAGAAAATCCATGATCGCCCTATTTATTGTTGCGGCTGCTCTGCTGCTGTTCGTCGGCTGCGGCCAAGAAGAGGCTGTAACCTACCGTGCTGAGTACAGTGCACTGGACAGCCACGGATGGAAGCCCTATGTTGAGGTTGCTGTTACCGAGGGTGGAAAAATCACCGAGGTAGATTTTGATTATGTGAATAAAGCCGGAGCTCGGAAGAGTGAAGACGATGGATATAATCAGCGCATGCTCCAAATTACCGGCACCACCAATCCTGAGCAATTTACCGTGGCTCTCGAAAAGGCTCTGGTAGAGAAGCAAAGCGCTCCTGTCGATGTTATTGCCGGTGCTACCCACTCGACTGAAAACTTCAATGCCCTGGCACAGGCTGCACTGGCCAAGGCAAAAGCCGGCGATACAACTACCGCTGTTCTTCCCATGAACGATACCTACGTAGTAGAGACTGAGCCGGATTCCCGGGGATACATTGCCCATTTGGAAGTAACCTATCGCAACGATAAGATTGCTGAAGTTGCCTACGATGAGGTAAAAAAGGCTGAGGATGGAACCATCAACTATCGGAAGTCTGAGGATGCTGCATATGCCGAGCGCTGGGGACAGAATCCTGCAGAGGTGTATAAAGCCTATGCGGACGCCCTGGTAGCGAATCAGAGTGTCAGTGAGGCCGATGTAATTACCGGAGCAACCGGTGCCTACAATAACTTCGCCGGTTTGGTCCAGAAGGTCCGAGAGATGCGATAA
- a CDS encoding NusG domain II-containing protein gives MKAFTIRRLGITITLLDGVVFLVSLAVFLGVTAAAYSSSNQGGQVHVQAETGDYLYSLEQPGEFVFTGPIGETVVEIHDHRVRVLSSPCRDQVCVAAGWLEHENEWTACLPNKLFVRVEADSANNTTESTEEADLLSY, from the coding sequence GTGAAGGCGTTCACGATACGAAGACTTGGTATAACCATTACCCTTCTGGACGGGGTTGTCTTTTTAGTGTCCCTGGCCGTGTTTCTCGGGGTTACGGCGGCGGCATATTCTTCTTCGAATCAGGGAGGGCAGGTGCATGTTCAGGCTGAAACCGGGGATTACCTCTACTCTTTAGAGCAGCCGGGGGAGTTCGTATTTACCGGGCCCATTGGAGAAACGGTGGTGGAAATCCATGACCACCGTGTCCGGGTACTTTCTTCCCCCTGCAGGGATCAGGTTTGTGTTGCTGCCGGCTGGCTGGAGCATGAGAATGAATGGACCGCCTGTTTGCCCAACAAGCTTTTTGTCAGGGTAGAGGCAGATTCTGCAAATAATACAACAGAAAGTACAGAAGAAGCTGATTTATTATCTTATTAA
- a CDS encoding NYN domain-containing protein, giving the protein MSSENQRRLAVLIDADNAPSAIIEGLLEEVANLGVASVKRIYGDWTSPNLKGWKETLLQYGIQPIQQFSYTTGKNSTDSALIIDAMDLLYTNTLDGFCIVSSDSDFTRLAARLREGGMIVYGFGEKKTPKSFVGSCDRFIYTENLRTDTEKETTPKPRKASNNDLRQDSWLVNSIRNAIEDSADDDGWANLGTLGQKITNKFPDFDTRNYGYQKLGELIRAIGLFDVDARISPSGLSKTIYVRDSRRRRS; this is encoded by the coding sequence ATGAGTTCAGAGAATCAACGCCGCCTTGCGGTGCTCATTGATGCCGATAATGCCCCTTCGGCAATCATTGAGGGGCTACTGGAAGAGGTGGCAAATCTTGGCGTTGCCAGCGTAAAGCGGATTTACGGCGACTGGACGAGTCCAAACCTCAAGGGCTGGAAGGAAACCCTCCTACAGTACGGGATTCAACCCATCCAGCAATTTAGTTACACCACGGGAAAGAACTCCACGGATTCAGCGCTGATCATTGATGCCATGGATCTGTTATACACCAATACCCTGGATGGTTTTTGTATCGTCAGCTCGGATAGCGATTTTACCCGCTTAGCAGCCCGCCTGAGAGAAGGAGGTATGATCGTTTACGGGTTTGGGGAGAAAAAGACCCCAAAATCCTTCGTCGGCTCCTGCGACCGTTTTATATATACCGAGAACCTGAGGACGGATACGGAAAAGGAGACGACGCCGAAACCGCGAAAAGCCTCCAATAACGATCTGCGCCAGGACAGCTGGCTGGTGAACAGCATTCGAAATGCCATCGAAGACTCTGCGGATGATGACGGCTGGGCCAACCTGGGAACCCTGGGACAAAAGATTACCAATAAGTTTCCGGACTTTGACACCCGGAACTACGGCTATCAAAAGCTCGGAGAACTAATCAGGGCAATCGGGCTCTTTGATGTGGATGCACGGATTAGTCCCTCGGGGCTGTCGAAAACCATCTATGTTCGGGATAGCAGAAGGCGGAGGTCCTAG
- the thyX gene encoding FAD-dependent thymidylate synthase, whose product MAHTLVPEAEAILDKEYPVLDKGFIRLVDYLGSDQRIVQAARVSYGEGTKSYRQDQGLIDYLLRNEHTSPFEQVVLTFHAKMPVFVARQWVRHRTARLNEISGRYSIMKDEFYLPRGEHISLQSEDNKQGRSDEPVPPEVQERIRQSLESQQGAAYQAYQALIDQGLARELARINLPLSMYTEWYWQIDLHNLFHFLRLRMDNHAQYEIRAYAQTMFEIAKTVVPMACESFSTHRLGAVTFSAKEFAILQELVGIKGDSDASVPGALQSALEHSGLSSRERQRLALKLTTGRMT is encoded by the coding sequence ATGGCTCATACTCTGGTTCCTGAAGCCGAAGCCATACTTGATAAGGAATACCCCGTTCTTGATAAGGGTTTTATACGCCTGGTTGACTACCTGGGCTCGGATCAACGGATCGTCCAAGCCGCCCGGGTAAGTTACGGCGAGGGCACAAAAAGCTACCGGCAGGACCAGGGACTCATTGATTATCTGCTGCGTAATGAACATACCAGCCCCTTTGAGCAGGTGGTGCTGACCTTTCATGCCAAGATGCCGGTATTTGTAGCCCGGCAATGGGTCCGTCACCGTACCGCCCGGCTGAATGAGATCAGCGGCCGTTACAGTATTATGAAGGATGAGTTTTACCTGCCCAGGGGCGAACATATTTCTTTGCAGAGTGAGGACAATAAACAGGGCCGCAGCGATGAGCCGGTCCCCCCGGAGGTTCAGGAGCGGATCCGGCAAAGTTTGGAATCCCAACAGGGGGCAGCCTACCAGGCGTATCAGGCCCTCATTGATCAGGGGCTGGCCCGGGAGCTGGCCCGGATAAACCTGCCGCTTTCCATGTATACTGAATGGTACTGGCAGATAGATCTCCATAACCTCTTTCACTTCCTCCGGCTGCGTATGGACAATCATGCCCAGTACGAGATCCGCGCCTATGCCCAAACCATGTTCGAGATTGCTAAAACCGTTGTACCCATGGCCTGCGAGAGTTTTTCAACCCACCGGCTTGGAGCGGTAACCTTCTCTGCCAAGGAGTTCGCGATACTGCAGGAGCTTGTTGGGATTAAAGGGGATTCTGATGCCTCCGTGCCCGGGGCGCTGCAGTCGGCCCTGGAACACAGCGGCTTATCCAGCCGTGAACGCCAGCGTCTGGCATTGAAACTTACCACAGGGAGGATGACATGA
- a CDS encoding CapA family protein: protein MKKRHTFPFILIPFFLYLPAGAHLSAQTTGDSLVLTFAGDLMAHAPSFRMSDFSDIYAGLGELLHRDDLSFVNLETVVDPFKAYQTFPFFNVRIPYVEEAVLAGFDVFSLANNHTNDHGSWSALQTLLSVQRLQRTYPGRVHSSGIRRHEQEAMGITEIRHWDWTIGFLSVTAFINEWKGHERTYMVPYWDAEAERALLSLIREHRPRFDLFILSYHGGTEYVTQPQERKMAFMRQLYEAGADIVWGHHPHVLQPWEVQYAPPPADVTPGYPEADDPYLPRIRGVIMPSLGNFVSGQTWFLGPGDWAVNRAFTGDSVLLRVRVHRRYRPGQYSPEITMDMPQAILISTKNVRTGPSAEQGTFVNLLRDLTQDKNLREEWRTFYRNRLEQVQSLLRHALKRDRTPW from the coding sequence ATGAAAAAAAGGCATACCTTCCCATTCATTTTGATTCCCTTCTTCTTGTACCTTCCGGCTGGGGCCCACCTATCCGCCCAGACCACCGGTGATTCCCTGGTACTGACCTTCGCTGGGGATCTCATGGCTCATGCCCCCTCGTTTCGCATGTCAGATTTTTCAGACATCTATGCCGGGCTGGGAGAGCTGCTTCATAGGGATGATCTCAGTTTTGTTAACCTGGAAACCGTGGTGGATCCCTTTAAAGCCTACCAGACCTTTCCCTTTTTTAATGTACGCATTCCCTATGTGGAGGAAGCGGTACTAGCCGGTTTTGATGTCTTCAGCCTGGCGAATAACCACACCAACGACCATGGTTCCTGGAGCGCCCTGCAAACCCTGCTCTCGGTTCAGAGATTGCAGCGCACCTATCCCGGCCGGGTACATAGCTCGGGTATTCGGAGGCATGAACAGGAAGCCATGGGCATTACCGAGATCCGCCACTGGGACTGGACCATCGGGTTTTTATCGGTTACCGCGTTTATCAATGAGTGGAAGGGGCATGAACGAACCTACATGGTTCCCTATTGGGATGCTGAGGCAGAACGTGCCCTGCTTTCCTTAATCCGGGAGCACCGCCCCCGGTTTGACCTCTTTATCCTGTCCTACCATGGGGGTACTGAATATGTGACCCAGCCTCAGGAACGGAAAATGGCTTTTATGCGCCAACTCTATGAGGCAGGTGCGGATATCGTCTGGGGACACCATCCCCACGTATTACAGCCCTGGGAGGTTCAATATGCCCCGCCCCCTGCTGATGTTACCCCGGGATATCCGGAAGCAGACGATCCCTATCTTCCCAGGATCCGGGGAGTAATCATGCCCTCCCTAGGCAACTTTGTTTCCGGACAGACCTGGTTTCTCGGCCCCGGGGATTGGGCGGTCAACCGGGCCTTTACCGGGGATTCCGTGCTGCTTCGGGTTCGGGTCCATCGCCGATACCGGCCAGGGCAGTATTCACCGGAAATCACCATGGACATGCCTCAGGCAATCCTCATCAGTACTAAAAACGTCCGTACAGGCCCCTCCGCCGAACAAGGAACCTTCGTGAACCTGCTCAGGGATCTAACCCAGGATAAAAATCTCCGAGAAGAATGGCGCACCTTCTACCGGAACCGCCTGGAACAGGTTCAAAGCCTTCTGAGGCATGCATTGAAGCGCGATCGGACTCCCTGGTAG
- a CDS encoding M23 family metallopeptidase — MNLSNAQVTIHGFFWFRKLKTVFFLFVMVIFPILILPAQNPQVLPLDYHQTEDGRVIFYTTNTLISQAYLFVDFPQLRNMEASVELPYRLGVTPDQTGNPRNVPLPEGWQPGQRDLILFSLEPRDPGTGRGYSTSFQVRYRSAWGNPDTVTPDGFSYWLPYEHGTKHQLTQGFNGNFTHFGENQFALDFDLDTGTPVHAARAGIVIEVKEDSNRGGSSAAYSQDANFILIAHQDGTFGNYVHLQPGGSLVEPGDRIEAGDHIGFSGNTGRSSGPHLHFDVRIPTHEGRMISIPIELRGRNGIPEEPREGRFYYAYHPGGPAFEAVFGSELSNQDYEDHTASIAATDTITFRTEEVDSTIIVFLQNGFAEPQYVEVQLGLTNMTSTQGRSVSLEVPGTTEVFLTILRPNPGVSRAAYRFQYRYSPR; from the coding sequence ATGAATCTCTCGAATGCACAGGTAACTATACACGGCTTTTTCTGGTTCCGGAAACTAAAAACCGTTTTTTTTCTTTTTGTGATGGTGATTTTCCCCATTTTGATACTTCCAGCCCAGAATCCCCAGGTACTACCCCTGGACTACCATCAGACCGAAGACGGCAGGGTCATTTTTTATACGACCAACACCCTGATCAGCCAGGCCTATCTCTTTGTCGATTTTCCTCAGCTTCGAAACATGGAAGCCTCTGTGGAGTTACCCTACCGGCTGGGGGTTACTCCGGATCAGACCGGTAACCCCCGGAACGTCCCCCTTCCCGAGGGGTGGCAGCCCGGACAACGTGATCTCATACTGTTTTCCCTCGAACCCAGGGATCCCGGAACAGGTCGGGGATATTCCACCAGTTTCCAGGTCCGGTACCGAAGTGCCTGGGGAAACCCCGATACCGTAACACCCGACGGATTTTCTTACTGGCTGCCCTACGAACACGGAACCAAACATCAATTAACCCAGGGATTCAACGGCAATTTCACCCACTTCGGCGAGAACCAGTTTGCCCTGGATTTTGATTTGGATACGGGTACCCCTGTTCATGCAGCCCGGGCTGGCATAGTCATTGAGGTTAAGGAGGATTCGAACCGCGGAGGCAGTAGTGCCGCGTATTCCCAGGATGCAAACTTTATCCTCATCGCACATCAAGACGGAACCTTTGGGAATTACGTCCATCTGCAACCCGGAGGCTCTCTGGTTGAACCGGGAGACAGGATTGAGGCAGGGGATCACATCGGATTTTCCGGAAACACGGGTCGTTCATCAGGTCCTCATTTGCATTTTGATGTTCGGATTCCGACCCATGAGGGGCGCATGATTTCTATTCCAATTGAACTACGCGGTCGAAATGGTATACCCGAAGAGCCCCGAGAAGGACGTTTTTACTACGCCTACCACCCCGGAGGTCCAGCCTTTGAGGCCGTTTTCGGCTCGGAACTCAGTAACCAGGATTATGAAGACCATACGGCATCAATTGCAGCCACGGATACCATTACATTCCGAACCGAAGAGGTAGACAGTACGATTATTGTATTTCTCCAAAACGGCTTTGCAGAGCCCCAGTATGTGGAGGTTCAACTGGGACTAACGAATATGACAAGCACCCAAGGCAGGTCGGTTTCTCTGGAGGTTCCAGGGACAACCGAGGTGTTTCTCACTATCCTGCGGCCCAACCCCGGGGTTTCTCGGGCAGCTTACCGATTCCAGTACCGTTACTCTCCCCGATGA
- a CDS encoding aminotransferase class IV: MRESRILLNNRLVADEEARVSLADIDVAYGYGVYETLKVRNGVLFFPDFHEERLMNSAQLLGIRHELKPGQLVQGLRDLMAWGQSQSNSQPGSWNIKVILVGHTGRPGDVYAFLTNPLYPDRRQLKHGGTASLYMGERHFPQAKSLSMLMSTLAFRQAQEMDCYDALLVNHRREVTEGTRTNIFFLPMDRSGSTTELPPVVYTPPGTTVLEGITRRTIITALKNHGIACVEKPLSLENLASGTISLWVSSTSTKIMPISRIMNPLGQEGYQGPRHALNPEPLHHLPGTIEMPLHPGIRMIQKIYDMYLEDYAAAFHRGE, from the coding sequence GTGAGAGAAAGCCGAATACTACTGAATAACAGACTGGTTGCTGATGAAGAGGCCCGGGTTTCATTGGCAGACATCGATGTTGCCTACGGGTACGGGGTATATGAGACCCTAAAGGTTCGAAACGGGGTGTTATTCTTCCCTGACTTCCATGAAGAACGTCTCATGAACTCAGCGCAATTACTTGGTATCCGCCATGAACTCAAGCCCGGCCAACTAGTTCAAGGATTGCGGGACCTTATGGCATGGGGCCAGTCCCAGAGCAATTCCCAGCCGGGCAGCTGGAATATCAAGGTTATTCTGGTGGGCCACACGGGAAGACCCGGGGATGTGTATGCATTTCTGACCAATCCCTTGTACCCGGACCGGCGGCAGCTAAAACATGGGGGAACGGCATCCCTCTACATGGGGGAACGCCACTTTCCCCAGGCCAAGAGTCTATCCATGCTCATGAGTACTCTGGCTTTTCGCCAAGCACAAGAAATGGACTGTTATGACGCATTATTGGTTAATCATCGACGGGAGGTGACGGAGGGGACAAGGACGAATATCTTTTTTCTGCCGATGGACAGGAGTGGGAGCACCACGGAGCTCCCGCCGGTAGTGTATACGCCTCCGGGTACAACGGTCCTCGAGGGCATTACTCGGCGGACTATTATCACCGCCCTGAAGAACCATGGTATTGCATGTGTTGAGAAGCCCCTTTCCCTGGAGAATTTGGCTTCAGGAACAATCAGTCTTTGGGTTTCCAGCACCTCAACGAAGATAATGCCCATCTCCCGGATCATGAATCCCCTCGGCCAAGAAGGCTATCAAGGACCCCGGCACGCCCTGAATCCCGAACCCCTCCACCATCTGCCAGGGACCATAGAAATGCCCCTCCACCCGGGAATCCGGATGATCCAGAAGATCTATGACATGTACCTGGAAGACTACGCCGCTGCCTTTCATCGGGGAGAGTAA